In one window of Trichoderma breve strain T069 chromosome 7 map unlocalized scaffold00008, whole genome shotgun sequence DNA:
- a CDS encoding regulator of chromosome condensation (RCC1) repeat domain-containing protein: protein MEAIYAIGSNGSGQLGISHKEDVSVPKPTLFHPEQPNSRIVKVVAGGNHTLLLTESGKLYWSGDPASGACGLKPFPNIPVFLEARLAKEESDEQVGEIALVAATWEASVVVSRDDQGKRTKVFTLGIGQKGELGLGELLVRTPSATRIKDFPPAGTEIVDLSACMGHVVAVLDNGDVHGWGNCRKSQIGEPSAVVYTPRKIEGVNFKVVRAICAKESTCLFGESGSGNIHVLGSDKWDLISTAPSAAPAWRDVGASWGNFYILGQDGSLTAWGRDDHGQLPPSNLPSLEKVAIGSEHVVALTTEGDVLSWGWGEHGNCGPQVENNDVKGRWNVIASSKLIPPESKIDNIGAGCATSWISITSS, encoded by the coding sequence ATGGAAGCTATATACGCCATCGGGTCAAATGGATCCGGCCAACTCGGCATCAGCCACAAAGAAGACGTCTCCGTACCAAAGCCGACTCTCTTCCACCCCGAGCAGCCCAACTCTCGCATCGTCAAAGTCGTTGCAGGCGGTAATCACACTCTCCTTCTCACGGAATCCGGCAAGCTGTACTGGAGTGGAGACCCAGCTAGTGGAGCATGTGGACTGAAGCCGTTCCCAAATATTCCCGTGTTCCTGGAAGCTCGACTCGCAAAGGAAGAGAGTGACGAACAGGTTGGGGAGATTGCTCTTGTTGCGGCTACTTGGGAAGCTTCTGTTGTCGTTTCCAGAGATGACCAAGGAAAGAGAACCAAGGTATTCACCCTTGGCATAGGACAGAAAGGAGAGCTGGGTCTGGGTGAGTTGCTTGTACGGACACCGTCAGCAACGAGGATCAAAGACTTTCCTCCAGCTGGTACAGAAATTGTGGATTTGTCTGCTTGTATGGGCCATGTCGTTGCTGTTTTGGACAACGGCGACGTTCACGGCTGGGGCAACTGCCGCAAGTCTCAAATTGGTGAGCCCAGCGCGGTAGTCTACACGCCCCGTAAGATTGAGGGCGTAAACTTCAAGGTGGTCAGAGCAATCTGTGCAAAAGAATCTACATGTCTTTTTGGAGAATCAGGCAGCGGGAACATTCATGTTCTGGGCTCAGATAAATGGGATTTAATTTCGACAGCTCCTTCAGCAGCCCCGGCTTGGAGAGATGTCGGAGCTAGCTGGGGCAACTTTTACATCCTAGGTCAAGATGGGAGTTTGACAGCTTGGGGGCGAGACGACCATGGCCAGCTTCCCCCATCAAATCTTCCCTCTCTCGAAAAGGTGGCCATTGGCAGCGAACATGTTGTCGCTCTCACAACAGAAGGCGACGTCCTGTCATGGGGCTGGGGAGAACATGGCAACTGCGGACCACAGGTGGAGAATAACGACGTCAAAGGAAGATGGAACGTGATTGCATCGTCCAAACTCATTCCCCCTGAAAGTAAAATAGATAACATAGGTGCCGGTTGTGCCACTAGCTGGATATCCATCACGTCCAGTTGA